A single genomic interval of bacterium harbors:
- the mpl gene encoding UDP-N-acetylmuramate:L-alanyl-gamma-D-glutamyl-meso-diaminopimelate ligase: METRVRKVHLLGIGGTAMAAMAAMLKERGFQVRGSDQAVYPPMSDFLSLKGIQVKEGFCAQNLDWNPDLVVVGNALSRGNQELEAVLERRIPYRSFPELLRQWFLEGKRALVVAGTHGKTTTASLLAWILLRCGKDPSFLVGGIPKGLGAGYRLGEGDFFVVEGDEYDTCFFDKRPKFLHYLPWIVTLGAVEYDHADIYGSMEQMLGAYRMLLRVLPRNGRLIFNLEDPQANILARESPCHVVSCALEQDADWRADRIKVEKGGVSFRVFYKGAHVGDCHWGLPGRHNVLNGLLALGAAREAGLEAEIALEAMGEFQGVRRRLEFLGEMGGVYVYDDFAHHPTAIRAGLEALKDIYPKARLWAVFEPRSNTMCRKVFQEELPAAFCHADRVVLAGVHRAERIPQEQRMDPMAVVEAINSRGSRAWYLPAVQEIVDLLADQTKPGDVVCLMSNGGFGAIQELLLEALRAKS, encoded by the coding sequence ATGGAAACTAGGGTCAGAAAAGTTCATCTTCTGGGCATAGGGGGCACAGCAATGGCTGCCATGGCTGCCATGTTGAAGGAAAGAGGCTTCCAGGTTAGGGGTTCGGACCAGGCCGTATACCCTCCCATGAGCGATTTCTTGAGCCTTAAGGGGATCCAGGTGAAAGAGGGCTTCTGTGCCCAGAACCTGGACTGGAACCCGGATTTGGTGGTGGTGGGAAATGCCCTCTCCAGAGGCAACCAAGAGCTGGAGGCTGTGCTCGAAAGAAGGATACCATATCGCTCTTTTCCGGAGCTGCTCAGGCAATGGTTTCTGGAAGGGAAGCGTGCTTTGGTGGTGGCGGGAACGCATGGAAAGACCACCACGGCATCCCTGCTTGCCTGGATACTTCTGAGATGTGGTAAAGATCCCTCTTTCCTTGTTGGGGGAATACCCAAAGGGCTGGGGGCCGGCTACCGCCTCGGAGAAGGGGATTTCTTTGTGGTGGAGGGCGACGAGTATGACACCTGTTTTTTTGACAAGAGGCCCAAGTTTCTCCATTACCTGCCATGGATAGTGACCTTGGGGGCAGTGGAGTACGATCATGCTGACATATATGGAAGCATGGAGCAGATGCTGGGAGCCTATAGAATGCTCTTGAGGGTTCTTCCCAGAAACGGCAGGCTGATCTTTAATCTGGAAGACCCCCAGGCAAATATTCTGGCTCGGGAATCACCCTGCCATGTGGTCAGCTGCGCCCTGGAGCAGGATGCTGATTGGAGGGCTGACAGAATAAAAGTGGAGAAGGGAGGAGTTTCCTTTAGGGTATTCTATAAGGGCGCCCACGTAGGAGACTGCCACTGGGGTCTGCCTGGCCGCCACAATGTGCTCAATGGCCTGTTGGCCCTCGGGGCTGCCCGGGAAGCAGGCCTGGAGGCAGAAATAGCCCTTGAAGCCATGGGTGAGTTTCAGGGGGTGAGGCGACGTCTGGAGTTCTTGGGAGAAATGGGAGGGGTTTATGTTTACGACGATTTTGCCCATCACCCCACGGCTATTAGGGCCGGCCTGGAGGCCCTCAAGGATATTTATCCCAAAGCCCGTCTCTGGGCAGTCTTTGAGCCTAGGAGCAACACCATGTGCAGAAAGGTTTTCCAGGAGGAACTGCCAGCAGCCTTCTGCCATGCAGACAGGGTAGTTCTGGCAGGGGTGCACAGGGCAGAGAGGATTCCCCAGGAGCAACGGATGGATCCCATGGCCGTGGTGGAAGCCATCAACAGTAGGGGCTCGAGGGCTTGGTATTTGCCTGCAGTACAGGAAATAGTAGATCTCTTGGCTGATCAGACCAAGCCAGGAGACGTGGTATGCCTCATGAGCAACGGTGGCTTCGGAGCCATTCAAGAACTGCTCTTGGAAGCCTTGAGAGCCAAGAGTTAG
- a CDS encoding pitrilysin family protein produces MGLRVFLALSMLLLSMGSCAWAGAASGPTVHFLPNGLTVVVDEDHSAPVAAIQYWVRAGSRTETHRQAGITHLIEHMIFKGTQKRKPGELAWEIESLGGTINAYTTPDYTVYHVSIASRFAWEGLELLTDAIQNASLDSSELEQEKRVVLEEIRMGEDRPQVKLQKALFAEAFKVHPYGRPVIGYPETVSSFMREDLLAYVEKLYVPANMTLILAGDLETGIALQWARKLWEGWDRPQAEAPQVKQEPQQETLRTVLLRKEVSEAHLRLAFPIPEASHPDVPALDVLAMILGDGESSRLEQRLRVQSGLVYTVGADSYTPLDPGLFIIHASLDPVNLNSAIRLVFEELEKVKAMGVSPSELEKARLQVEANLIHARETMSGRARVLGQFLMLQGDISKEKEYLEAVGKVGSEEIRRVALKYLCGKKLTAALLLPQESHKEMDQQALKELLEQASEQKIHRAQPETSPALSVHREVLPNGLTLLVRESHQVPTVAIRAVFLGGSRFETPQTAGLSKVVAHMLTRGTQSRSAQDLAQEVEAMAGSLEGFSGRNTFGVQADFLSRFFPQAMELLSDVIMNPTFPEQELERERPRLIASVRREKDQPTAQVMRIFAQTLFRVHPYGLRQHGTEESLGALKRDDLKAFASRWLVPNNGVISIAGDVSLHEARKWVQRFMGGWRSAEFVPPPVPQEPALEQVRQVRQEAPLQQVHVVLGFPGTTLQSPERFALEVLDNVLSGQGGRLFKELRDRQGLAYSVTSFSQVGLDPGYFGTYIATAPQNLERALEGLRKELQEVTRQEISPEELQRAKNNIVGTYEISQQTNAARAMSMALDERYGLGHDFGEKYPRLIQEVTAQQVLEAARNYLNLDRCVTVILGPGP; encoded by the coding sequence ATGGGTTTGAGAGTCTTTTTAGCATTGTCAATGCTTCTGTTATCCATGGGAAGTTGTGCCTGGGCAGGTGCAGCTTCCGGTCCCACGGTTCATTTCTTGCCCAATGGTCTTACCGTGGTAGTGGATGAGGACCACTCGGCCCCGGTGGCTGCCATACAATACTGGGTTAGGGCTGGAAGCCGTACCGAGACCCACAGACAGGCCGGGATCACCCACCTTATCGAACACATGATCTTCAAGGGAACTCAAAAGAGAAAACCGGGTGAGCTGGCCTGGGAAATAGAGAGCCTGGGTGGGACCATCAATGCTTACACGACTCCTGACTACACGGTATACCACGTAAGCATTGCGAGCCGTTTCGCTTGGGAGGGACTGGAGCTTCTCACGGACGCCATACAGAATGCTTCCCTGGACTCCAGTGAACTGGAGCAGGAAAAAAGAGTTGTTCTGGAAGAAATCAGAATGGGGGAGGACAGGCCCCAGGTGAAGCTTCAAAAGGCTCTCTTTGCAGAGGCATTTAAGGTGCATCCTTATGGTAGGCCGGTCATTGGATATCCTGAAACGGTCTCTTCTTTCATGCGGGAAGATCTTCTGGCATATGTGGAAAAACTCTATGTGCCTGCCAACATGACCCTGATTCTGGCCGGTGACTTGGAAACGGGGATTGCCCTTCAATGGGCCAGAAAGCTCTGGGAGGGGTGGGACCGTCCCCAGGCAGAGGCTCCCCAGGTCAAACAGGAGCCCCAGCAGGAAACCCTCAGGACAGTGCTCTTGAGAAAAGAGGTATCAGAGGCCCATCTCAGGTTGGCCTTCCCCATCCCTGAGGCATCCCATCCTGATGTGCCGGCCCTGGATGTATTGGCCATGATTCTGGGAGACGGCGAGAGTTCACGGCTGGAGCAGAGGCTCAGGGTCCAAAGCGGCCTTGTATACACAGTGGGAGCAGACAGCTACACTCCCTTGGATCCAGGCCTGTTCATCATACATGCCAGTTTGGATCCGGTGAATCTGAACTCAGCGATCAGACTGGTCTTTGAGGAGTTGGAGAAGGTCAAGGCCATGGGGGTATCCCCATCGGAGCTGGAAAAAGCTCGACTTCAGGTGGAAGCCAACCTTATTCACGCCAGGGAAACCATGTCGGGAAGGGCTAGGGTGCTAGGTCAATTCCTCATGCTGCAAGGGGATATCTCCAAAGAGAAGGAATACCTGGAGGCCGTGGGGAAGGTAGGCTCAGAGGAGATTCGCCGCGTGGCCTTGAAATACCTCTGTGGCAAGAAACTGACAGCGGCATTGCTTCTGCCCCAGGAAAGCCACAAGGAAATGGACCAACAAGCTCTGAAAGAATTGCTGGAACAGGCCTCGGAGCAGAAGATCCATCGTGCCCAGCCAGAGACCTCTCCTGCACTTTCTGTGCACAGAGAAGTACTTCCCAACGGTCTGACACTCTTGGTCAGGGAATCCCACCAGGTGCCCACAGTGGCCATAAGAGCGGTTTTCCTGGGAGGATCTAGGTTCGAAACTCCACAGACTGCAGGACTCAGCAAGGTGGTTGCTCATATGCTCACCAGGGGAACCCAAAGCCGCTCTGCTCAGGATCTGGCTCAGGAGGTAGAGGCCATGGCTGGCTCCCTGGAGGGTTTCTCTGGAAGAAACACTTTTGGCGTGCAGGCCGACTTCTTGAGCCGTTTTTTTCCCCAGGCAATGGAGCTCTTGAGCGATGTGATCATGAACCCCACTTTCCCTGAGCAGGAGCTGGAAAGGGAAAGGCCAAGGCTTATTGCTTCGGTGCGAAGGGAAAAGGATCAACCCACCGCCCAGGTGATGCGCATCTTTGCCCAGACCCTTTTTAGGGTTCATCCTTACGGGCTTCGCCAGCACGGCACAGAGGAATCCCTTGGGGCCCTCAAGAGGGATGACCTCAAGGCCTTTGCCTCCAGGTGGCTGGTGCCCAACAACGGGGTGATCTCCATAGCGGGGGACGTGAGCCTTCATGAGGCTCGCAAGTGGGTGCAACGCTTTATGGGTGGCTGGAGATCAGCAGAGTTTGTACCTCCGCCTGTGCCCCAGGAACCTGCTTTGGAACAGGTTCGCCAGGTCCGCCAGGAGGCTCCTTTGCAGCAAGTACACGTGGTTCTGGGATTTCCGGGTACGACTCTCCAAAGCCCTGAGCGTTTCGCCTTGGAGGTGCTTGACAATGTTCTCTCAGGGCAAGGAGGAAGGCTTTTCAAGGAGCTCAGGGACCGCCAGGGCCTTGCCTACTCCGTCACATCCTTCTCGCAGGTGGGATTGGATCCGGGATATTTTGGGACTTACATAGCAACTGCCCCGCAAAATCTGGAAAGAGCTCTGGAAGGCCTTAGGAAGGAACTCCAAGAGGTGACCAGGCAGGAGATTTCCCCTGAAGAGCTTCAAAGGGCCAAGAACAACATAGTTGGGACTTACGAAATCAGCCAGCAGACCAATGCCGCCAGGGCCATGAGCATGGCCCTTGACGAGCGATACGGTCTGGGACACGATTTTGGGGAAAAGTATCCCAGGCTCATCCAGGAGGTGACAGCCCAGCAGGTACTGGAGGCGGCTCGCAATTATCTGAACTTGGATCGATGTGTGACAGTCATTTTGGGTCCGGGTCCTTGA
- a CDS encoding inositol-3-phosphate synthase, which produces MKRIRTGIIGVGNCASSLVQGRFYYADSQADIPGLITRNFAGYYASSIQFVAAFDVDRRKVGLDLSQAIFAQPNCTTVFQKEVPFLDVPVEMGFVIDSIPNHAGEYPEAERFEPLPQRYRNQKEARKAIVQILREKKVEVLINYLPVGSERNTYFYADCALEAGCALVNAIPVFVCKEYGERFRQAGLPVLGDDIKSQVGATIIHRVLTRLFEDRGMPVRRTYQLNVGGNTDFLNMLDRSRLQSKKQSKTQAVTSQMNGGPEDPRLVHIGPSDYVPWLKDNKLCFLRIEAEHFGGIPMHVEVRLSVEDSPNSAGVIMDAIRAAKVALDRGLSGPIEEASAYLFKSPPVQYDDAMAREMLKRFAEPTFQAKVAAKSGA; this is translated from the coding sequence ATGAAGAGGATCCGGACGGGTATAATCGGGGTCGGGAATTGTGCCAGCTCCTTGGTGCAAGGCAGATTCTACTATGCAGACAGCCAGGCTGATATTCCCGGGCTCATAACCCGCAATTTTGCGGGCTATTACGCCTCAAGCATCCAGTTCGTAGCTGCCTTTGACGTAGACCGCAGAAAGGTGGGCCTGGATCTCTCCCAGGCCATATTCGCCCAACCCAATTGCACTACCGTGTTCCAAAAGGAGGTGCCTTTTCTGGATGTGCCAGTGGAGATGGGCTTTGTAATAGACAGCATCCCAAACCATGCAGGGGAGTATCCCGAGGCTGAGCGCTTTGAGCCTCTTCCCCAGCGTTACCGAAACCAGAAGGAAGCACGCAAGGCCATTGTTCAAATCTTGAGGGAAAAAAAGGTGGAGGTGCTCATAAATTACCTTCCGGTGGGAAGCGAGCGAAACACCTATTTTTATGCAGACTGTGCGCTGGAGGCAGGCTGTGCGCTTGTGAATGCCATACCGGTTTTCGTATGCAAGGAGTATGGGGAGCGATTCCGCCAGGCAGGGCTTCCTGTGTTGGGTGATGACATAAAGAGTCAGGTGGGCGCCACCATAATTCATCGCGTCCTGACGCGTCTGTTCGAAGACAGAGGAATGCCGGTGCGCAGGACTTACCAGCTCAATGTGGGAGGAAACACCGATTTCCTAAACATGTTGGACAGAAGCAGGCTCCAAAGCAAGAAACAAAGCAAGACCCAGGCCGTCACCAGCCAGATGAACGGCGGGCCTGAGGATCCGCGCCTGGTGCACATCGGCCCCAGCGACTATGTGCCCTGGCTTAAGGACAACAAACTCTGTTTTCTCAGAATCGAGGCTGAGCATTTCGGTGGGATACCTATGCATGTGGAGGTGCGCCTCTCCGTGGAGGACTCACCCAACTCCGCTGGGGTCATAATGGATGCTATCCGGGCAGCCAAGGTGGCTCTGGACAGGGGGCTTTCAGGTCCCATCGAGGAAGCCAGCGCCTACCTTTTCAAATCACCTCCTGTTCAATACGATGATGCCATGGCCCGCGAGATGCTGAAACGCTTTGCGGAGCCGACCTTCCAGGCCAAAGTGGCGGCCAAATCCGGTGCATGA
- a CDS encoding FAD-dependent oxidoreductase, whose translation MERVEVDVLVAGAGAAGLRAALEASLQGARVLVLCKGAPGGGTSTVLSGGVFRGASGGVDPASHLLETLKAGRGLNQKSLVEILVQESPSRLQELLDWGLRGETRGAFLFAGGVAPIWGKPILDCLMAKAGQRGIGFLGSTMLCRIFPTGSGLGALAYNIKGGRWLGFHCKALILATGGAGALYARHDNPRSMFGEGYTLALQAGAQLQDMEFVQFYPLGLAEPGLPSFLIPPRLADKGRLYNGQGQDILSKYSIQERPAAERARDRLSQAIFLEIQEGQEIFLDLRAVSQKQWMEDPLSASCSDLLGKKFGGFERPLRVAPMAHFLMGGISIAENGETSVPGLFAAGEAAGGVHGANRLGGNALAETLVFGARAGRAAALWALEADEPQDLGPLMEQSLKSLLARPAQGFRPQTRQLRERLRQCMWEKGGILRDRKGLQEALECLTQMSLELEASPICSECSGLARTMELHLGVGTGILILKAALRREESRGAHFRSDFPSQDDRCWLGHLRVRLDPQGSESWSFQPVTPQEASGP comes from the coding sequence ATGGAAAGGGTTGAGGTGGATGTGCTTGTGGCAGGAGCAGGAGCTGCCGGGCTAAGAGCAGCCTTGGAAGCCTCCCTGCAAGGGGCCAGGGTGCTTGTATTGTGCAAGGGGGCACCAGGGGGAGGCACCTCCACAGTGCTCAGCGGAGGAGTCTTTCGTGGTGCCTCTGGTGGAGTAGATCCTGCTTCTCATCTTTTGGAGACCCTGAAGGCGGGCAGAGGCCTCAACCAGAAATCCCTGGTGGAAATCTTGGTGCAGGAATCCCCGTCACGGCTTCAAGAACTCTTGGATTGGGGGCTAAGAGGCGAAACAAGGGGAGCATTTCTTTTTGCAGGAGGAGTGGCACCCATATGGGGAAAGCCCATTTTGGATTGTCTGATGGCCAAAGCAGGCCAAAGAGGAATCGGTTTTCTGGGCTCCACCATGCTGTGTCGCATATTTCCCACAGGCTCAGGGCTGGGGGCATTGGCTTATAACATCAAGGGGGGCAGATGGCTGGGATTCCACTGCAAGGCTTTGATTCTGGCCACTGGTGGAGCAGGCGCCCTGTATGCACGCCATGACAACCCCCGTAGCATGTTTGGAGAGGGCTACACCCTGGCTCTCCAAGCCGGGGCACAACTGCAGGACATGGAATTCGTGCAATTCTATCCTCTTGGCCTGGCTGAACCTGGGCTCCCAAGCTTTTTGATTCCCCCCCGCTTGGCCGATAAGGGAAGGCTTTACAATGGGCAGGGGCAAGACATACTTTCCAAATACAGTATCCAGGAAAGGCCGGCTGCAGAACGCGCCAGGGACAGGCTCTCCCAAGCGATTTTCTTGGAGATCCAAGAGGGTCAGGAGATCTTCTTGGATCTTCGGGCAGTAAGCCAGAAACAATGGATGGAGGACCCACTTTCGGCATCCTGCAGTGATCTGCTGGGTAAAAAGTTCGGAGGCTTTGAGAGGCCTCTCAGGGTGGCTCCCATGGCACATTTCCTCATGGGGGGCATAAGCATAGCTGAGAATGGAGAAACCTCTGTGCCAGGGCTTTTTGCAGCAGGGGAGGCCGCAGGAGGAGTTCATGGAGCCAATCGTTTGGGTGGAAATGCTCTGGCCGAAACCCTGGTCTTTGGCGCCAGGGCCGGAAGGGCAGCAGCCCTTTGGGCACTGGAGGCTGATGAGCCACAGGATTTGGGACCTCTCATGGAACAAAGCCTCAAGAGCCTTCTTGCTCGTCCTGCACAGGGATTCCGGCCACAAACCAGGCAGTTGCGGGAGAGGCTTCGCCAATGCATGTGGGAAAAAGGTGGGATCCTGCGAGATAGAAAAGGGCTGCAGGAGGCTTTGGAGTGCCTGACCCAGATGAGCCTGGAGTTGGAGGCTTCCCCTATTTGCTCTGAGTGCTCTGGGCTTGCCCGCACAATGGAGTTGCACCTGGGAGTTGGAACAGGCATCCTCATATTGAAGGCAGCCCTTAGAAGAGAGGAAAGCCGTGGGGCTCATTTCAGGTCAGATTTCCCTTCTCAGGACGATCGATGTTGGCTGGGTCACTTGAGGGTCAGGCTGGACCCTCAAGGATCTGAATCATGGAGCTTCCAACCTGTTACACCTCAGGAGGCCTCCGGGCCATGA
- a CDS encoding zinc ribbon domain-containing protein, which produces MIFIGGVQPKTRDLESTPRVCPSCGRPQAFLKRTDHYISLFFIPLIPISRGKPFLACEACGRVVQEGGDPLEELRAGMRRVCQGCGERMDPVFQFCPFCGRKL; this is translated from the coding sequence ATGATCTTCATAGGGGGGGTCCAGCCTAAGACAAGAGACCTGGAATCAACACCCAGGGTTTGTCCTTCTTGTGGAAGACCCCAGGCCTTCCTGAAACGCACAGATCATTACATAAGCCTCTTTTTCATCCCTCTAATACCCATCTCCAGAGGCAAGCCTTTTCTGGCCTGTGAGGCCTGTGGAAGGGTGGTACAGGAAGGTGGAGATCCTCTGGAGGAGCTAAGGGCAGGGATGAGAAGAGTCTGTCAGGGTTGCGGAGAAAGGATGGATCCGGTCTTTCAGTTTTGCCCTTTCTGCGGCAGGAAACTCTAA
- a CDS encoding NUDIX hydrolase produces the protein MMREYPSGPILAVGAVVLDANRVLLVKRAQQPGKGTWSIPGGVVGLGETLDQALRREILEETGLLVQPLELVGVAERILMEAERVQYHYVILDYLCLVQGGALQASSDAEQARWFHLEEIASLGLNAQALEIIQKARRLAQIGEGF, from the coding sequence ATGATGCGTGAGTATCCGTCTGGTCCCATCCTGGCTGTGGGCGCAGTGGTGCTGGATGCCAACAGGGTGCTCTTGGTCAAAAGGGCCCAGCAACCAGGCAAAGGTACCTGGAGCATCCCCGGTGGCGTGGTGGGATTGGGTGAGACCCTGGATCAAGCCCTGAGGAGAGAAATCCTGGAAGAGACAGGCCTCTTGGTGCAACCTTTGGAGCTGGTGGGAGTAGCTGAAAGGATACTCATGGAAGCCGAGCGTGTCCAGTATCATTACGTGATCCTGGATTACCTATGCCTTGTACAAGGGGGAGCCCTGCAGGCCTCCAGTGACGCAGAGCAGGCCCGCTGGTTCCATCTGGAGGAGATAGCTTCTCTGGGGCTCAATGCCCAGGCCCTGGAAATCATCCAGAAAGCCAGGCGCCTGGCCCAAATTGGGGAAGGATTCTAG
- a CDS encoding ABC-ATPase domain-containing protein: MAHSEQLRKILQRIDHRGYKAYQEIAGSYEFQGFELVVDHVQGDPFASPSRMRILVPWEKAPFEKWLVANSSRAVGFRDYLTRTFHEAICAFSRGRRGIGHSGQISIDKPGQEILDRSSVLVSKEGLEVRFLLGLPAEGRTILGRQAEEMLLGEIPRIVEASLRPWSLDLAKLKNHVACSEDQDVMRAQLDGMGLVGFVAEGSILPRRSGVDDRPLESSSQAPGVIPFKSPPSMEVVLHPPNQGPVKGMGIFKGVSLIVGGGFHGKSTLLQALERSVYNHVPGDGREAVVTEPSAVKIRAEDGRFVQGVDISPFIRNLPLGKDTRSFSTENASGSTSQAANIMEALEVGAKVLLIDEDTSATNFMIRDRRMQALVSKEREPITPFIDKVRQMYKELGVSTILVMGGSGDYLDVADRVILMDHYRPLDVTREAMRVRQEFSSGRKPEGGESFGHITHRIPLRESFQARRGSKEVKIDARGTRQIIYGSTPIDLDRVEQLVDQSQTRALGELIYYFSTHYVDGRTCLREALEKLFEELQKKGFQVLGPRKAGNWAMPRKQEMAAAINRMRTLRVRQR; the protein is encoded by the coding sequence ATGGCGCACAGCGAACAGTTGCGCAAGATTCTTCAACGTATTGACCATAGAGGTTACAAAGCCTATCAGGAGATTGCAGGCTCTTACGAGTTCCAGGGCTTTGAGCTGGTGGTGGATCACGTACAGGGGGATCCTTTTGCCTCCCCATCCCGCATGAGGATCTTGGTGCCCTGGGAAAAGGCACCTTTCGAAAAATGGCTGGTGGCCAACAGCAGCCGTGCAGTGGGGTTCAGGGATTACCTGACCAGAACGTTTCATGAAGCCATCTGCGCTTTTAGCAGGGGCAGAAGAGGCATCGGCCACAGTGGGCAGATTTCCATAGATAAACCGGGCCAGGAGATCCTGGATAGATCTTCTGTCCTGGTCTCCAAGGAGGGCTTGGAGGTGAGATTCCTTTTGGGTCTTCCTGCAGAGGGCCGCACCATCCTGGGCAGACAGGCCGAGGAGATGCTCCTAGGGGAGATCCCACGAATAGTGGAAGCCTCCTTGAGACCCTGGAGCCTGGATTTGGCCAAGCTGAAAAACCATGTGGCATGCTCGGAAGACCAGGATGTCATGAGAGCACAGCTGGATGGCATGGGTCTGGTGGGCTTCGTGGCTGAAGGCTCCATATTGCCCAGAAGAAGCGGCGTGGACGACCGGCCCTTGGAATCCAGTTCTCAAGCCCCTGGGGTGATCCCGTTCAAGTCTCCTCCCAGCATGGAAGTTGTGCTTCACCCTCCCAACCAGGGCCCTGTAAAGGGCATGGGCATATTCAAGGGAGTGAGCCTCATAGTGGGAGGGGGTTTCCACGGGAAGTCCACTTTATTGCAGGCCCTGGAGAGGTCTGTGTACAACCATGTGCCCGGGGATGGGAGAGAGGCTGTGGTGACAGAACCCTCGGCCGTGAAAATCAGAGCCGAGGACGGCCGCTTTGTACAAGGTGTAGACATATCACCTTTCATCAGGAATCTGCCTTTGGGAAAGGATACCCGAAGCTTCTCTACGGAAAACGCCAGCGGCTCCACCTCCCAGGCTGCCAATATCATGGAAGCCCTGGAAGTGGGGGCAAAGGTTCTTCTCATAGATGAGGACACCTCAGCCACCAACTTCATGATAAGAGACAGAAGAATGCAGGCTCTGGTCTCCAAGGAGAGGGAACCCATTACACCTTTCATAGACAAGGTGAGACAGATGTACAAAGAATTGGGGGTCTCCACAATTCTGGTGATGGGCGGCTCGGGGGATTATCTGGATGTGGCCGACAGAGTAATTCTTATGGATCATTACAGGCCCCTGGATGTCACAAGAGAGGCCATGCGTGTCAGGCAGGAGTTCAGCTCTGGCAGGAAGCCCGAGGGGGGAGAAAGCTTCGGCCATATAACCCATCGTATCCCTTTGAGGGAAAGCTTTCAGGCACGCAGGGGGTCCAAAGAGGTAAAGATAGACGCAAGGGGAACCAGGCAGATAATATATGGCTCCACTCCCATCGACTTGGACAGGGTCGAGCAGCTCGTGGATCAGAGTCAGACCCGGGCCTTGGGAGAGCTCATCTACTATTTTTCCACTCACTATGTGGACGGCAGAACCTGTCTTAGGGAGGCTCTGGAGAAACTCTTTGAGGAGCTTCAGAAGAAGGGATTCCAGGTGCTGGGGCCTCGCAAGGCTGGCAACTGGGCCATGCCCAGAAAGCAAGAGATGGCTGCAGCCATTAACCGCATGAGGACCCTCAGGGTGAGACAAAGATGA
- a CDS encoding sigma 54-interacting transcriptional regulator codes for MNTEQTLELLQRAMEELGREDTPLQDWMQLTREELLYLAQTAEAVEFQPGQVIFREGDPGDALYLVGSGRVSVLKATQEDSPSQLLMELGPPAILGEMSLLDLAPRSATVKVSGQETAILLRISRERFQELLASSSPLALKLTYRLARLLSHRLRTSNVERIRLERDLLREEVRELRRQVHGTYAMEGIVGNSPAMRRVFDLLHKVLPSSISVLIQGETGTGKELVARALHYNGPRREKPFMAVNCATLHKELLESELFGHEKGAFTGADHRHIGRLERAHRGTLFLDEIGDMHPSIQAKLLRVLQEKCFERLGGSETIKVDVRVIAATNRDLLSADSEMGFRRDLYFRISVLTIQLPPLRERKEDIPLLAEHFLQKYLPPDSHIRGFHREALRALQAHPWPGNVRELENVIQRATLIAQGPLIGPEELLLEEPPQTEERALTGKDLDLERLEVEAIREALRRTNGVQVDAARLLGITRRVLHYKLRKYGLNSEPPY; via the coding sequence ATGAACACAGAACAAACCTTGGAGTTGCTTCAGAGGGCCATGGAAGAACTGGGCCGGGAAGATACACCCTTGCAGGACTGGATGCAGCTTACCAGGGAAGAGCTCCTTTATCTTGCCCAGACAGCCGAGGCTGTGGAGTTTCAGCCTGGTCAGGTGATCTTTCGGGAAGGAGATCCGGGGGACGCTCTTTATTTAGTGGGGAGCGGTAGGGTGAGCGTCTTGAAGGCCACGCAAGAGGATTCCCCAAGCCAGCTCTTGATGGAACTGGGACCTCCTGCCATCCTGGGGGAGATGTCCTTGTTGGACCTGGCTCCCAGATCAGCCACTGTCAAGGTCTCGGGGCAAGAAACAGCCATCTTGCTTCGCATATCCAGGGAGCGGTTTCAGGAACTACTGGCCAGCTCCTCTCCCCTGGCCTTGAAGCTTACATACAGATTAGCCCGTCTCTTGAGCCACCGCCTGAGGACCTCCAATGTGGAAAGGATTCGCCTGGAAAGGGATCTTCTCAGGGAAGAGGTGCGCGAGCTTCGTCGGCAGGTGCACGGCACATACGCCATGGAGGGGATCGTGGGAAACAGCCCGGCCATGCGCAGGGTCTTTGACCTCCTGCACAAGGTTCTACCCAGCTCCATCTCGGTGTTGATCCAGGGGGAGACCGGCACGGGTAAGGAGTTGGTGGCCAGGGCGCTGCACTACAATGGCCCTCGCAGGGAAAAACCATTCATGGCCGTCAACTGCGCCACCCTGCACAAGGAACTGCTTGAGAGCGAGTTGTTCGGACACGAGAAAGGTGCCTTCACAGGAGCCGATCATCGGCACATAGGCAGACTAGAGAGAGCCCACAGGGGGACCCTGTTTCTGGATGAGATAGGAGACATGCACCCCTCCATTCAGGCCAAACTTCTCAGAGTGCTGCAGGAGAAATGTTTCGAGAGGTTGGGGGGCTCGGAGACCATCAAGGTGGATGTGCGAGTTATTGCAGCCACCAACAGGGATCTGCTAAGCGCTGACTCTGAAATGGGCTTCCGCAGAGACCTTTACTTTCGCATAAGCGTGCTCACCATTCAACTGCCCCCTTTGCGGGAAAGAAAAGAGGACATACCACTTTTGGCAGAACACTTTCTCCAGAAATACCTTCCCCCTGATAGTCACATCCGCGGCTTTCACAGAGAGGCCCTAAGGGCTCTACAGGCTCACCCCTGGCCCGGAAATGTGAGGGAGCTGGAAAATGTCATCCAGAGGGCCACACTCATAGCCCAGGGCCCACTCATAGGGCCTGAAGAGCTCTTGTTGGAAGAGCCCCCTCAAACTGAAGAGAGGGCCCTCACCGGTAAGGATCTGGACCTGGAGCGCCTGGAGGTGGAAGCCATTCGAGAAGCATTGCGTAGAACCAATGGGGTGCAGGTGGATGCTGCCCGACTCCTGGGAATCACACGAAGGGTCCTTCATTACAAGCTACGCAAATACGGGCTCAATTCCGAGCCCCCCTATTGA